GCCGGCCGGATCACATTTCACGGGAATGATATCACCGATATAAGGGGTGACGAATTGCGAGATATTCGCAGACGGATCCAGATCATTTTTCAAGACCCCTATTCATCATTGAATCCACGCATCACTATCGGCTCTGCTATTCTGGAGCCCATGCAAGTCCATGGATTACACGCTGATGATACTCAACGCCGCCAGCAGGTAAATGAATTACTGGAACGTGTGAACCTTGATCCAGCACATTATAATCGCTATCCCCATGAATTTTCCGGCGGACAGAGGCAACGTATCTGCATTGCCAGAGCCCTGGCAGTCAAACCTGAATTCGTGATCTGTGATGAATCAGTCTCAGCCCTGGATGTGTCTGTGCAGGCACAGGTGCTCAACCTGTTGAATGAGCTTCGTGATGAATTTGGGCTTACCTATATTTTTATTTCACATGATCTGTCTGTAGTGAAATTCATGTCAGATCGAATGGTGGTTATGAATGACGGGAAGATCGAGGAATTGGATGATGCCGACAGCGTTTACCAAAACCCTCAAACAGAATACACCAAACGTTTGATAGCTGCCATTCCCAGGGGTGACCTGGAGGATATCAAAAAATCACACCAAGCCAGGAATGTCATTTAGTTATTTTCGTTTTTTGGAAGCTTCCTTGAGCTTCTTATCAACGTCGTCAATAACCTTATCAATGGCTTCACGTCGAATATCCTTGGTGGCATCATCAAGACCTTCCACTGCAGACTTTCCTTGATCCAGTTTTTGCTGGATAATCTTCATGGGATTATCTTCAGTCATATATAAATAGCCACCGTAGGCCAAAGCTGCTACTATGAGAATCATGGCCAGCTTGAAAACTTTTTTTAGAAGAAAAATAAGTATCCCGATACCGATGACGCCAGCAATGACCAGGTAAAGGGGGTTACTCATGAGAAGATCCAGCGCACCTTGCATAAGATGAGATCCTTATATTTCAGAGATGGTTATATTTCGACACACCAATCCACATCGAGTCGATCCATCTGGTTTCAGTTCAGAGTTCAAGCGATGTTAAGCGTCCCTCCAGTAAATCAAAACAAAAACTGATTTTATGCAGGCATCCTTACAGTGGTGATTTTCACATCATCGTGCAATCAATGGCATCCAGTGCAATATGAATTAACAGACCGATGCCTACTACTCGTGTTTTTGTCGGGAACAACAGGATGAGATACACACCAATTGCCCAGACCGTGTGCAAAGGATGAAATCCGATACTACAGCGGTTTGGATCAAAAATTGGATCTGCGAATAGATGATCCAGATCAATGAGCATGGTAGCGATCATCAGGTACCAGTAATAGCCCCATTTTTTAGGTAGGTCCAACCATTTGACCAGTCCTGGAGCAGCGAGCGCCGGAACGGCAAAATGAGCAATTATGTGCAGTACTTCACGCATCAGCTGGAGAACAGATTTCCGAGAAAACCTTTTTTGCTTGCGCCAACTTCGGGTTGATAACCCGCATTCCGGATCACTTCGGCTGCTTCCTCGCTGGTTAGATCACCTTCCACGGTGACCAGCTGTTTTGACAGCTTAATGTTGATTGACTTAATCCTGGCATCCGCCTCCAAACCCTGTTGAATACTGGCAACGCAACCATTACAAGTCATATTATTTACAGTAAATACATGTTTATCCAAAATTTATAATCCTTATTCTTTGAATATCATACCAAACATAATTCTATGTGCACACTCCCGAACTTTTTGTACCACGCTTCAGCATAATGAGACCGAGTCCTCTAAATAACACCCACCCGTCTTATATCTTCCCAAACCACATCAAAACACCTATTGTGACAAAACTGGCGCCAGCAATTTTCGAGATGGTCTCAGCGGGAATCCGCGTCTGAACCCAATCTCCGATGAGAACAGCAATTCCAGTCAATACCGCAAAAGCGAGCATGGAACCGATAAACACTGCCCAGGCTGAGTAGCCCCGGCCCGTCATTGCCAGGATTGCCAACTGGGTTTTATCACCCAGCTCCGCTATGAATATGGCTCCAAAAGCCAACCAGACTGCCTTCATTCCAATCCTTCCTTTCCTCCATCAATTATCATTCTCCAATATGCTTTAATAATTTCAAAATTCACCACAAATCATCAGTTCACTCGTTTCAAAATGCGACGTTCAGCTACTAGAACATAGACCACCAGAACTACAAACGTGTTGATAGTAGCGAATAGCATTCCTCCAAAAGAGGGAATCGCCATGGGTACCATGATATCAGTTCCCCAGCCTGAATCAGCAGAATGTGATTTACCGATCATTATTTGATGCAATTAACCAATCATAAACATTAGAAGCCTCAGGATCAATTTTTCCACCGCCAGCCCATTCAGCTACCAGTTCCTGTACAGCCCGGAAATCACCCATGCCAGCCCCGCCATGATCATCCTGGCAGCCCACCGCGACTTGGAATTGAGCTCCTGTGAGATCACTTGAAAAAATATCGCGCGGTAGCATGAAGTGGATCTTTCCGGTCTGTGCATCCCCAATCGCCCCGCTGGAACTGAGCGGCATGTACTCAGCAACGGGCTGATGTTCATCATCTACCAGAAGGATCCCCCCGCTGATGTAAAGAATTTGGTCAGCTTTAAACCCGGTTTTGAAGGAGGCTTGTGAATTCTTGCCTACTTCTGATGTCCCTGAGTTCTTTTCATAGCTAATCCCAATGGCACAGTAGGTCAGTTGATATCCATACTCAGGATGCCAACCGGGGTCGGTCAGATTCGTAAATTTCATCTCAAATAGGTAATCCTTCTGGTTCTCCCCTACCTGCATTTCCAGAATATCTACGATTCCAGCTGCAAACTGTGGGTTGGAGGGATAGGCATAATGACCAGATTCACCACGATCATCACCTGAAGCGTCTATCATATTATGCAAAGTTTTGAAGGTTCCATTCTGAAATATCACTTCAGATTCATTCAGTAAACGGTGCTCCGGACCCTTGAGAACTGGAATCTCACGCGAGGTGTCCAGCACACTGAAAGCCAGGCTGTTCAGTGGATGCTCCAGAGCTTTATTCATCGCCTGGTAATCCGGATAATCGCCAGGAACCGTCCATTGCCCCATCTGCTTTTCATAACGGAGATGAATATCCCGTTGGTCCCAAACAAACTCAAGCGTTGGCATATTATTGTTAACCAGCAGTTCAAATGAAAGATCTATCGGTTGATCTAGAGTTCGCCGAATCACAACTTCAAAGCCAGTTTCAGTATTCTCATATTCAAATTCCCAGAGATCTGGCCCCAAAGGCACAGTGAAACTGACCTCATTCATCCCATTTGGTAGTCTGGGTGCGATCCTCATTTGAGACCTGGATAGGTCAGGTTGAACGCCCAAAATATCCTGGTAAAAACTGCGTAGATATTCAGCCACACTCCAGGCCTGGGAGAAAGTCCCTGAAAGTTGATATTGACCTTCCCGAGGCCAGGCATCGGTCAATTCTGCAATCGTTCCCACTGCCCCCCGGTTAAGAATCTGGTCGGTCAGATCATCAAATAAAGCCTGAGCATAGTGATATTGATGAAAATGAATGGCCTGGGTGATGGTTGCAGCTGAATTCCAGGTCCAGATGATCCCATTGTGATAGGCCGCATCCTGAACATAACGACCAGGCAAATGGTGATAGGGATGAAAATTGGCATCTTCCTGACTTAAGGAAAGAACGCCCTTGGAAGTAACCAATCGCGGTGCCAGAGTTTTAAAACTGACCCAGTCGCAAGTCTCATGAAACAAAGGCGATACCAGGAATACATTGGGACGTATCTGTTCGTCCGGGGAACCGTCAGCATTCAGGTGATCAACGAGATAACCCCCTTTTTCGGATCGATATTGCTCAAGTCCTCTGACAAGTCTTGCTAAAGTTTCCTGAGCTTCCTTTTGAAGACCACCATCACCAAACTTTACAGCCAATCGTTTGGTGATCTCCAATTGATCGCGCCAGATAAACTGAATATCGATAGCCCGGTCTCCACGGGGACTCCATGGTCCATCAGGACCGCGTGCATCCATCCAGGTATCAGCATCAGCATGCCGCAACCGTCCGAGATCATCAGTCCAGTTTTTTAAAGCTCCCTTGGTAGCCC
This is a stretch of genomic DNA from Candidatus Neomarinimicrobiota bacterium. It encodes these proteins:
- a CDS encoding TMEM165/GDT1 family protein produces the protein MKAVWLAFGAIFIAELGDKTQLAILAMTGRGYSAWAVFIGSMLAFAVLTGIAVLIGDWVQTRIPAETISKIAGASFVTIGVLMWFGKI
- a CDS encoding amylo-alpha-1,6-glucosidase; this encodes MKACIKQPWTRLKYGYPFLMSWVKDHQRIFYFPLILLLMACSSDSTATLPSMHLEPGSQREIAYTDKQDVFWVTRVGGYNNSPWHGLNASKRNYFEDLFIYADDELLPREAAVVTVDPVKLVREYPRLGIHETWTLLDEQRTLVVQLEADRATQWHIQPAIQGGSQPDDFQITATKQVMDIEIKRLANTPSSYPYLKLWFSKPMRWEAARSPEIPLYNAFLTQSAQSSATQQLVITFSLSEQEQNSNPQPEWIEKAENHRQNRISNRLDKTRLNSDLQELNTAITWAHASLDALVMNQMGKGIYAGLPWFDDYWGRDVFISFTGAVLVSGQYEAARQILLTFADLQNVDESDPNYGRIPNRAQPEDIIYNTTDGTPWFVRSVWNYYRYTGDEEFLKQVWPAIRRATKGALKNWTDDLGRLRHADADTWMDARGPDGPWSPRGDRAIDIQFIWRDQLEITKRLAVKFGDGGLQKEAQETLARLVRGLEQYRSEKGGYLVDHLNADGSPDEQIRPNVFLVSPLFHETCDWVSFKTLAPRLVTSKGVLSLSQEDANFHPYHHLPGRYVQDAAYHNGIIWTWNSAATITQAIHFHQYHYAQALFDDLTDQILNRGAVGTIAELTDAWPREGQYQLSGTFSQAWSVAEYLRSFYQDILGVQPDLSRSQMRIAPRLPNGMNEVSFTVPLGPDLWEFEYENTETGFEVVIRRTLDQPIDLSFELLVNNNMPTLEFVWDQRDIHLRYEKQMGQWTVPGDYPDYQAMNKALEHPLNSLAFSVLDTSREIPVLKGPEHRLLNESEVIFQNGTFKTLHNMIDASGDDRGESGHYAYPSNPQFAAGIVDILEMQVGENQKDYLFEMKFTNLTDPGWHPEYGYQLTYCAIGISYEKNSGTSEVGKNSQASFKTGFKADQILYISGGILLVDDEHQPVAEYMPLSSSGAIGDAQTGKIHFMLPRDIFSSDLTGAQFQVAVGCQDDHGGAGMGDFRAVQELVAEWAGGGKIDPEASNVYDWLIASNNDR
- a CDS encoding DUF6122 family protein, with amino-acid sequence MREVLHIIAHFAVPALAAPGLVKWLDLPKKWGYYWYLMIATMLIDLDHLFADPIFDPNRCSIGFHPLHTVWAIGVYLILLFPTKTRVVGIGLLIHIALDAIDCTMM
- a CDS encoding heavy metal-associated domain-containing protein, translating into MDKHVFTVNNMTCNGCVASIQQGLEADARIKSINIKLSKQLVTVEGDLTSEEAAEVIRNAGYQPEVGASKKGFLGNLFSS